In Brevibacillus brevis, a genomic segment contains:
- a CDS encoding NAD(P)-dependent oxidoreductase: protein MKIAIVGASGKAGKQIMKEALDRGHEVTAIVRDASKMTEPNVAVLEKDVFALKSDDLKGFDVVVNAFGAPFGQEHLHVEAGNVLIEALKGAPDTRLFVVGGAGSLFVDEAKTTRVLETPDFPEMFLATAKNQGENLRILQGTDNISWTFLSPSAFFDAEGPRTGSYVSGKDHLLVNASGQSYISYADYAIAVLDEIEDPKHINERFTVGSK, encoded by the coding sequence ATGAAAATCGCCATTGTTGGAGCAAGCGGAAAAGCAGGAAAACAGATTATGAAGGAAGCGCTGGACCGCGGACATGAAGTGACAGCGATCGTGCGTGACGCGTCCAAAATGACCGAACCAAACGTCGCTGTGCTGGAAAAGGACGTATTTGCATTGAAATCAGACGATCTGAAAGGGTTCGATGTGGTCGTCAATGCGTTTGGCGCCCCGTTCGGCCAGGAGCATCTGCACGTAGAGGCAGGAAATGTGCTGATTGAAGCGCTGAAAGGAGCTCCCGACACCCGACTGTTCGTAGTCGGCGGGGCAGGCAGCCTGTTCGTCGACGAGGCAAAAACGACACGCGTTCTGGAAACGCCAGATTTCCCGGAGATGTTTTTGGCTACGGCAAAAAACCAGGGAGAAAATCTTCGCATTTTGCAAGGAACCGACAACATTTCGTGGACGTTCCTCAGCCCGTCCGCTTTCTTTGATGCGGAAGGTCCACGCACCGGCTCGTACGTGTCAGGAAAAGACCACCTGCTGGTAAACGCGAGCGGGCAAAGCTACATCAGCTACGCCGACTACGCGATTGCCGTGCTGGACGAAATCGAGGATCCAAAGCACATCAATGAACGGTTCACTGTCGGATCGAAATAA
- a CDS encoding SAV0927 family protein — translation MAFDYLYDQSENILSRYVAFATEHTRYDLGLFYSQHFDGKSFVVSLQNMQSILISSDDIGYDHGWVERLGVRAEDVDVVSSFLKRTLTSLFNNHDLD, via the coding sequence ATGGCATTTGACTACCTGTACGATCAATCGGAAAACATCCTGTCCCGCTACGTCGCGTTTGCCACAGAACATACGCGCTATGACCTGGGACTGTTCTACTCCCAGCATTTTGACGGCAAAAGCTTTGTGGTTTCCCTGCAAAACATGCAGTCCATCCTCATTTCCTCCGATGACATTGGCTACGACCACGGCTGGGTCGAGAGGCTGGGTGTGCGTGCGGAAGATGTGGACGTCGTCTCCAGTTTTTTGAAAAGGACGCTCACTTCCTTGTTCAACAATCACGACCTGGATTAA
- a CDS encoding aldehyde dehydrogenase family protein: MDKKSLFINGEWVQASHYTTLTSPYSGEVIAEIPAATPEEVDAAIAAAYAAQGKMKSLPAHARAEILSKLASLLEVRGEEAARIIALEAAKPIATARGEVSRTVQTYRFAAEEAKRIHGETLPLDAAPGGENRVAYTVREPLGVIGAITPFNFPMNLVAHKVGPAIAAGNTIVLKPAGQTPLSAFFLAELLQEAGLPAGALNVVTGSGRVVGDLIVTDERVQMVTFTGSPAVGIGIRNKAGLKRVTLELGSNAALIVDKGVDIQKIIPRCVQGAFAFQGQVCISLQRVYVHEDLYEDFAKAFMAATNRLTAGDPLDPKTDVSALISPADVDRTLAWIEEAKQHGAKVITGGKAVGNVLLPTILLDVDPAQKVSCQEVFAPIVLINKIGSVDEGIALVNDSRYGLQAGIYTDNIHTALMAAQQLHVGGVMINDIPTFRVDHMPYGGVKESGTGREGLKYAVEEMTEMKLVVFNRN, translated from the coding sequence ATGGATAAAAAGAGTCTGTTTATAAACGGTGAATGGGTGCAGGCAAGCCATTACACAACATTGACTTCTCCCTACAGCGGAGAAGTGATCGCGGAAATCCCCGCGGCGACCCCGGAGGAAGTGGATGCCGCCATCGCCGCTGCCTATGCTGCGCAAGGCAAAATGAAGTCCCTCCCTGCGCACGCCCGCGCAGAGATTCTAAGCAAGCTGGCATCCCTGCTGGAAGTGCGAGGAGAGGAAGCCGCCCGCATCATCGCGCTCGAGGCGGCCAAGCCAATTGCGACGGCGCGCGGGGAAGTGTCGCGGACGGTCCAGACGTACCGGTTTGCCGCGGAGGAAGCAAAACGGATCCACGGTGAGACGCTGCCGCTCGACGCCGCGCCCGGCGGGGAAAATCGGGTGGCCTACACAGTGCGCGAGCCGCTCGGGGTCATCGGCGCGATCACGCCTTTCAACTTTCCGATGAATCTCGTCGCCCACAAGGTCGGCCCGGCCATCGCCGCCGGAAACACCATCGTGCTGAAGCCGGCTGGCCAAACGCCGCTGTCCGCCTTTTTCCTGGCGGAGCTTCTGCAGGAAGCGGGACTGCCGGCCGGTGCGCTCAATGTCGTGACAGGCAGCGGCCGCGTTGTTGGCGATTTGATCGTCACGGATGAGCGCGTCCAGATGGTCACGTTTACCGGAAGCCCGGCGGTCGGCATCGGCATTCGCAACAAGGCTGGCCTGAAGCGCGTCACGCTGGAGCTCGGATCCAACGCCGCGCTGATCGTAGACAAAGGCGTCGATATTCAGAAAATCATTCCCCGCTGCGTCCAAGGAGCGTTCGCCTTCCAGGGGCAGGTGTGCATCTCCCTCCAGCGCGTATACGTGCACGAGGATCTCTACGAAGATTTCGCAAAAGCGTTCATGGCTGCGACCAACCGTTTGACAGCCGGCGATCCGCTCGACCCGAAGACGGATGTGTCCGCCTTGATTTCCCCTGCCGACGTGGACCGCACCCTCGCCTGGATCGAGGAAGCGAAGCAGCACGGAGCCAAAGTCATCACGGGCGGCAAGGCAGTAGGAAACGTTTTGCTGCCGACGATTTTGCTCGACGTCGATCCGGCTCAGAAGGTCTCCTGCCAGGAGGTCTTCGCCCCGATCGTCCTGATCAACAAGATCGGCTCTGTCGACGAAGGCATTGCCCTCGTCAACGACTCCCGCTACGGTCTGCAGGCGGGCATTTACACGGACAATATCCACACGGCGCTGATGGCGGCCCAGCAGCTGCACGTCGGCGGCGTGATGATCAATGACATCCCCACGTTCCGCGTCGACCACATGCCGTACGGCGGCGTGAAGGAGAGCGGAACCGGACGGGAAGGCCTGAAATACGCGGTTGAGGAAATGACCGAGATGAAACTGGTGGTGTTCAACCGCAACTAA
- a CDS encoding DUF4870 domain-containing protein has translation MNYNGVKAITHASAFFAPFLVPLVVWLLMSDRDAKNMALQALLFHVIMGVLISISWALSFILVGIPFLIVFGLMGIYYPIKGIIYSLNGRPFHYPVIGSLVR, from the coding sequence ATGAATTATAACGGAGTCAAAGCGATTACCCATGCGAGCGCCTTTTTCGCCCCTTTTCTGGTGCCATTGGTAGTTTGGCTGCTCATGTCTGATCGCGATGCGAAAAATATGGCTCTGCAAGCTCTTCTGTTCCACGTCATTATGGGTGTTCTGATCAGCATATCCTGGGCCCTGTCGTTCATTTTGGTAGGGATCCCTTTCCTGATCGTCTTCGGTTTGATGGGAATCTACTATCCGATCAAAGGGATCATTTACTCGCTGAACGGAAGACCGTTCCATTACCCGGTGATCGGATCCCTTGTACGCTAA
- a CDS encoding APC family permease, with amino-acid sequence MHKNVEQEHFPTLKRSLKLWQVIVLGLGYLTPLTVFDTYGIVTQETSGHVPTAYILALAAMLFTASSYGKMVKVFPVAGSAYSYARQTINPHLGFLVGWVSLLDYVFLPIINVLLGKIYLAAMFPSVPDWLLGILLAAVTTAVNLRGIGSTANFNTWLVVFQVLVVGIFTCLAIQHLSGAATTANPFPITPFYGEGISFPTLLSGAAILCFSFLGFDAVTTYTEEAIDPMKTIPRGIFLVALIGGVIFITASYFTQLAFPDITRFQNSDSPSPEMSMILGGDLFHTVFVAGSITAALASGVASHTSASRLLFAMGRENVLPQKLFGRLHPTRGIPVGNVLFIGAISLSALFLDLETALAFINFGALTAFTAVNVSVFAHYYIRKKQRSLKDTLSYVISPLIGASFVAFLWFNLDSQALTLGIVWTLVGIGYLLVTTKGFRKRPPVIEYEDAI; translated from the coding sequence ATGCACAAAAACGTGGAACAAGAACATTTTCCTACATTGAAAAGAAGCTTGAAGCTGTGGCAGGTCATCGTTCTGGGTTTGGGATATTTAACCCCTCTCACTGTTTTCGATACGTACGGAATCGTCACTCAGGAAACGAGCGGGCATGTTCCCACCGCCTACATTCTCGCGCTGGCAGCCATGCTGTTCACTGCCTCCAGCTACGGAAAAATGGTCAAAGTCTTCCCTGTCGCCGGGTCTGCGTACTCCTACGCCCGCCAGACGATTAATCCGCATCTCGGTTTTTTGGTCGGCTGGGTGTCCCTCCTCGACTATGTATTCCTGCCGATCATCAATGTGCTGCTCGGAAAAATCTACTTGGCAGCCATGTTTCCCTCCGTTCCGGACTGGCTTCTCGGCATTCTGCTCGCGGCCGTGACGACTGCCGTCAATCTCCGCGGGATCGGATCGACCGCCAACTTCAACACGTGGCTCGTCGTCTTCCAGGTGCTGGTCGTCGGTATTTTCACTTGTTTGGCTATCCAGCATCTGTCGGGAGCCGCCACAACCGCCAACCCGTTTCCCATCACTCCGTTTTACGGGGAAGGAATATCGTTCCCGACGCTTCTGTCCGGGGCCGCGATTCTCTGTTTTTCCTTTCTCGGATTTGACGCGGTCACGACCTATACAGAAGAAGCGATCGACCCGATGAAAACCATTCCGCGGGGCATTTTTCTGGTCGCTCTGATCGGGGGCGTCATCTTCATCACCGCTTCCTATTTCACCCAGCTGGCTTTTCCCGACATCACCCGCTTCCAAAATTCCGATTCGCCTTCACCGGAAATGTCGATGATCCTGGGCGGTGACCTGTTCCACACGGTGTTCGTCGCCGGAAGCATCACCGCAGCTCTCGCATCCGGAGTCGCGTCGCACACGAGCGCTTCCCGCCTGCTGTTCGCCATGGGAAGGGAAAATGTTCTGCCGCAAAAGCTGTTTGGGCGGCTGCATCCGACCAGAGGCATTCCCGTAGGCAATGTTCTTTTCATCGGGGCGATTTCCCTGTCCGCGTTGTTCCTCGACCTGGAAACGGCGCTCGCCTTCATCAATTTCGGCGCACTGACCGCCTTTACCGCCGTCAACGTGTCGGTCTTCGCACACTATTACATTCGAAAGAAGCAGCGTTCTCTGAAGGACACGCTCTCGTATGTCATCTCCCCGTTGATTGGGGCCAGCTTCGTCGCTTTTCTGTGGTTCAATCTCGACAGTCAGGCGCTGACGCTCGGCATCGTCTGGACACTCGTCGGGATCGGGTATTTGCTCGTCACGACCAAAGGCTTCCGCAAACGGCCGCCAGTGATCGAGTACGAGGATGCGATTTGA
- the gabT gene encoding 4-aminobutyrate--2-oxoglutarate transaminase produces MSSTTRSYVNIQTPIPGPNAQALLAKKEEHVPRGPFTTVSSFAAKGEGALLTDVDGNTFIDFAGAIGTLNAGHCPPKVVEALKEQLDKYIHPCFHVMMYEPYVALAEKLNQITPGNHPKKTFFLNSGAEAVENAIKIARKYTGRKAVISFERGFHGRTLLGMSLTSKVKPYKYGFGPFAPDVYKMQYPYYYRAPHGMSSEELDREILKKLEEFFLVEVAAEEVAAIIMEPVQGEGGFVIPSKTFVQGVKAICEKHGILFIADEIQTGFGRTGKMFAMEHFGVVPDLMTMSKSIAAGLPISAVTGRAEIMDAPEPGQIGGTYGGSPLGCVAALKVIEMMEEENLPERANLIGATVVSRFRAMQEKHAAIGDVRALGAMVAVELVKDRSTKAPADELTAKIVAACNQRGVVTLSAGIFKNVIRILCPLVITNEQLAEALDIIEEVFVDLA; encoded by the coding sequence ATGAGCAGCACGACAAGAAGCTATGTCAACATCCAGACGCCGATCCCCGGGCCGAATGCGCAGGCCTTGCTGGCGAAAAAGGAAGAGCACGTTCCCCGCGGTCCGTTCACGACCGTATCCAGTTTTGCCGCCAAAGGAGAAGGCGCCCTGCTGACCGATGTCGACGGCAACACGTTCATTGACTTTGCCGGCGCGATCGGTACTCTGAATGCGGGCCACTGTCCGCCTAAAGTAGTGGAAGCGCTCAAGGAACAGTTGGACAAGTACATTCACCCTTGCTTCCACGTCATGATGTACGAGCCTTACGTAGCGCTTGCGGAAAAGCTGAACCAGATCACTCCCGGGAATCATCCGAAAAAGACGTTTTTCTTGAACAGCGGTGCTGAAGCGGTGGAAAACGCGATCAAAATCGCCCGCAAATACACGGGACGCAAGGCGGTCATTTCCTTTGAACGGGGCTTCCACGGCCGCACCCTCCTGGGGATGTCGCTGACCAGCAAGGTGAAGCCTTACAAATACGGCTTCGGCCCGTTCGCTCCGGATGTGTACAAAATGCAGTATCCGTACTATTACCGAGCCCCGCACGGCATGTCGTCCGAGGAGCTGGACCGGGAGATATTGAAAAAGCTGGAGGAATTTTTCCTCGTGGAAGTGGCGGCGGAAGAAGTGGCCGCGATCATCATGGAGCCGGTGCAGGGCGAGGGCGGCTTCGTCATCCCGTCCAAGACCTTCGTGCAGGGCGTGAAGGCGATCTGCGAAAAACACGGCATCCTGTTCATCGCCGACGAGATCCAGACCGGCTTTGGCCGCACAGGCAAAATGTTTGCCATGGAGCATTTCGGCGTCGTGCCTGATCTGATGACCATGTCCAAGTCAATTGCGGCCGGCCTTCCGATCAGCGCCGTAACCGGGCGCGCGGAGATAATGGACGCGCCGGAGCCCGGCCAGATCGGCGGAACGTATGGCGGCAGCCCGCTCGGCTGCGTAGCGGCTCTGAAAGTCATCGAAATGATGGAAGAGGAAAACCTTCCGGAACGGGCCAACCTGATTGGCGCGACTGTCGTCTCCCGCTTCCGGGCCATGCAGGAAAAGCACGCGGCGATTGGCGATGTACGTGCCCTGGGGGCGATGGTTGCCGTGGAGCTGGTGAAGGATCGATCCACCAAGGCACCCGCTGATGAACTGACCGCCAAAATCGTGGCGGCCTGCAACCAGCGTGGCGTCGTGACGCTCAGCGCAGGCATTTTCAAAAACGTTATCCGCATCCTCTGCCCCCTGGTGATCACGAACGAGCAGCTGGCCGAGGCGCTGGACATCATCGAAGAAGTTTTTGTCGACCTGGCATAA